The following proteins are encoded in a genomic region of Nicotiana sylvestris chromosome 4, ASM39365v2, whole genome shotgun sequence:
- the LOC104244846 gene encoding serine carboxypeptidase-like 42: protein MRFSEMGTLWFCGLVIVSLVIGGKGYPEEDLVKALPGQPKVSFRQYAGYVDVDVKAGRSLFYYFVEAEVNPDHKPLTLWLNGGPGCSSIGGGAFTELGPFFPTGDGRGLRRNSKSWNKASNLLFVESPAGVGWSYSNTSSDYNTGDAKTAMDMHIFMMEWLKKFPAFRSRELYLTGESYAGHYIPQLAVALLDHNEHSKEYKFNVKGVAIGNPLLKLDRDVPATYEYFWSHGMISDEAGLAIMNQCDFEDYTFGSPHNVSHECNNAISEANDIISEYINNYDVILDVCYPSIVEQELRLRKMATKMSVGVDVCMSYERRFYFNLPEVQKAFHANRTNLAYSWSMCSGILNYSDVDGNINILPLLKRIIQNHIPVWIFSGDQDSVVPLLGSRTLVRELAHDMGFKITVPYGAWFHKGQVGGWQTEYGNLLTFATVRGAAHMVPYAQPSRALHLFSSFIRGRRLPNNTRPSIDD, encoded by the exons ATGAGGTTTAGCGAGATGGGTACGTTGTGGTTTTGTGGATTGGTGATTGTGAGTTTGGTAATAGGAGGAAAAGGGTATCCAGAGGAGGATTTAGTGAAGGCATTGCCTGGACAACCTAAGGTTAGTTTTAGGCAATATGCAGGGTATGTGGATGTAGATGTTAAAGCTGGGAGGAGTTTGTTTTATTACTTTGTTGAAGCTGAGGTGAATCCTGATCATAAACCTCTCACTCTTTGGCTCAATGGAG GCCCAGGTTGCTCATCAATTGGTGGGGGTGCCTTTACAGAGTTGGGACCATTCTTTCCCACAGGTGACGGTCGAGGTCTTCGAAGAAACTCAAAATCATGGAATAAAG CATCAAATCTCCTATTTGTTGAATCTCCAGCTGGAGTAGGCTGGTCCTACTCAAATACAAGTTCAGACTACAACACCGGTGATGCAAAAACTG CAATGGATATGCATATATTCATGATGGAATGGTtgaagaaattcccggcattcagATCAAGGGAACTATATCTCACAGGAGAAAGTTATGCAG GGCACTACATTCCACAATTAGCTGTTGCTCTTCTTGACCACAACGAACATTCAAAAGAATACAAGTTCAACGTTAAAGGAGTTGCA ATTGGGAATccacttctgaaacttgatcgtGATGTTCCAGCAACCTATGAATACTTTTGGTCGCATGGGATGATTTCTGATGAAGCAGGCCTAGCAATTATGAATCAGTGTGACTTTGAGGATTATACCTTTGGCAGTCCACACAATGTTTCACATGAATGCAATAATGCCATATCTGAAGCAAACGACATTATTAGTGAATATATAAATAATTATGATGTGATTCTTGATGTGTGCTATCCGTCCATAGTGGAACAAGAGTTGCGATTAAGGAAAATG GCTACTAAGATGAGTGTGGGTGTTGATGTGTGCATGAGCTATGAAAGGCGCTTCTATTTTAACCTTCCGGAGGTTCAGAAAGCATTTCATGCAAATAGGACCAACCTGGCGTATAGCTGGTCGATGTGCAGCGG TATTCTAAATTACAGTGACGTAGACGGAAACATCAATATTCTTCCATTGCTCAAAAGAATAATCCAAAACCATATTCCTGTTTGGATTTTCAG CGGAGACCAAGATTCTGTAGTGCCATTGCTTGGCTCCAGGACCCTTGTACGCGAGCTAGCTCATGACATGGGGTTCAAGATTACAGTCCCATATGGAGCTTGGTTTCACAAAGGGCAG GTGGGAGGTTGGCAAACAGAGTATGGCAACTTATTGACCTTTGCCACTGTAAGAGGTGCTGCACATATGGTGCCATATGCACAACCTTCAAGAGCTCTGCATCTGTTTAGTTCATTTATACGTGGCCGGAGGCTCCCAAACAACACACGCCCCTCTATCGACGACTGA